The Solidesulfovibrio fructosivorans JJ] nucleotide sequence GAAGGACGGGTCGTAGAGTTTGGAGCATGTTCCCTGGCCGAGCCCGGGCAGCACCAAGAAAAGGGTTTGCCGGTCGACGCCGGCATGGCGCACCGTTTCGGCCAGGGTGGCGACGGTGGCCCAGAGGCGTTTTTCCCCAGGCCAGCCCAGGCGATGGGCGATGGCCACCGGCGTGTCCCCGGGGAGTCCCGCTTCGCGCAGGGCGGCGGCCACGCCCTCGGGATCGCCGGCCGAGAGGTAGATGGCCAGGGTGGCTTTGTGCGCGGCCAGGGCGGCCAGGGATTCCCCCGGCGGCATGGGCGTGCGCCCGGCGAGCCGGGTCAGGATCAGGCTCTGGGTCGTCTCCGGTTCGGTTACGGAGACGCCGAAGGCGGCGGCGGCGGCCGAGGCCGAGGTAACGCCGGGAATGACCTGATAGGGGATGTCGTCGGCGACCAGGAGCCGGGTCTGTTCGGACAGCGCGCCGTAAAGGGCCGGATCGCCGGTATGCACCCGGGCGGCGATGCCCCCGGCCCGCACGGCGTCTACGAGCAGGGCATGGGTCTCGGCCAGGGTCAGCGGCGCGGAATCGACCACCCGCGCCTCTTTTTTGGCCAGGGCCACCACGGCCGGCGATACCAGCGAGCCGGCGTAAAGGACCAGATCGGCCCGGCCGATGATCCGGGCGGCCTTGACCGTGAGCAGCTCCGGGTCGCCGGGGCCGGCTCCGATGAAATAGACGCCGCAAGGGACGTCGGGCGCGTCAGCCATGGCGGGATTCCTTGACGGCGGTTAGGACGAAGACGGGATTTTCGGCGCAAAACCGCAGGTCCCCGGCAAGCGGGGTTGCCGTCTCCGCCTGGACCTGGGTGAGGGTCACGGGCCAGCCCAGGGCGCGAAGCGTTTCCAGGGCGCTGTGCAGGCTGCCGAGCAGCACGCAGTTGGCGACCAGCCTGCCCCCGGGGCGCAGCCGCCGGCACAGTTCGGGCAGCAGGTCCGGCGCGTTTGTCAGGCCCCCGCCGATGAAAATGCGGTCCGGGTCCGCCAGCCCGGCCAGGGCGTCCGGGGCCTCGCCGTGGATGGGCGTCACGGTCAGCGCGCCGGTGCGGCGGATGTTGTCCATAAGCAGCGCATGCCGGGCCGGATCGCGCTCCACGGCAAAGACCGGGCCGCCGAGGTTTAACAGGGACGCTTCCAGGGCCACGGCCCCGGTCCCGGCCCCCACGTCCCAGACGACGTCTCCCGGACGCGGTGCGAGCCCGGCCAGGGACACGGCCCGCACCGGAGCCTTGGTGAAGACGCGGTCGCTTCGCGAAAGCGCGTCGTCGGCAAGGCCCAGGCTGAGCGCGATTTCGGGCGGGTGCGTGCGTTCGACGAGCGTGAGGTTGAGCGGGGAAAAATCCTGGTTGGCCGCCTCGGCCAGACGCAGGCTGCGGCGGCGCTCCCCGGGCAAGCCCATTTCCTCCAGCACGTGCATCGTAAAGGCTGCGCCGCCGCGCCCAAGCAGCTTGTCCGCGATGACGGCCGGGGTGTTGACGGCGTCGGTGTAGACCGCTGCCGCGCCGTGGCGGACGAGGGCGGCGAAAAGGGGCGTCAGGTCGCTTCGGCCGTGGAGCGAAACGGCCGGGAGGTCCTGCCAGGGCCGGCCCAGCCGGGCGGCGGCGGCCCCGACGGCGGTGACGCTCGGGTAAAACGTCAGGCGATCGGACCCGAAACGTTCGACCAGCAGGCGGCCGATGCCGAAAAAAAGCGGATCGCCGTCGGCCAGCACGCAGACCGCCTCGCCGCTGTCGGTAGCGGTTTCGATGGCGTCGCACACGGCGGCAAGCGGACCGACGATGGGGATGCGGCGCGCGGGATGATCCGGAAAAAGGGCAAGCTGGCGGGCGCCGCCGACCACCACGGCGGCCCCGGCCAGGGCGTCGGCCGGTTCCGGGGCCAGCCATGGCCGGCCGATGCCGCAGCCGATGACGGCGACGCGCTTGGGGGTCATGTCGGGTACTCTCCAGAGGTCATGCCCCCCTGTACGCGCGCGTCGGGCCGGGGTCAAAAGGGTGGTTGCCCTTTTGGCGGGGCTGGGTCAGAAGTGTTTCAATGTGAAAAAGGGGGGTGATATGCTCGATCAACGCATTGGCGTCAGGTTCATGGGCGGGGCGCTGGCATCCCTGGGGTATACGGCGCTTTGCGCCGTGCTGGCGCTTTTTGTCATTCCGGCGGCCTGGGGCGTGGTGGCCTTTACGGCCTGGTGGTGCGGCGGGCTTGTCTTTTCCGACGGCACCCGGGCGGAATTTACCGGGCGGGGCGGCCGCGTCTGGCCGCTTTTTGCCGTGGCGGTTTTTTTGGCCATTCTGCCAAGCCTCGTGACGGCGGGCATGGAACACAACGCCAGGACGACGTCCGTGCAGTTGCTGCTCGTGTTGGCGCTGGTGCCGTTCGACGTGGCGGTCAAGCTGCCCATCTACCGCTGGCTGTTCGCGAACATCCGGCTCGAGCCCGGCGGCGCGCCCCGGTTCCACGGACGATACCTGCCCTATCTCGGCTGGGTGCTGCTTTTTTACCTCACGGCCCTGACCGTGGTGCTGTGGCCCTGGGTGGCCACGGGGCTTGTGCGCTGGTTTTGCGACAACCTCGAGGGCGACGGCTACGATGTCATGTTCGTGGGCACGGGCTGGGGGCTTCTCTGGCGCTCCGTCGTCTGGTTCGTCGGTTCCCTTCTCTTGATCCCCATTCCCTGGGTGCTGCGTTCCATGTACCGCTGGTGGACGGACAACCTCGAGCTTGTCCGCCATCCTGCCGACGCAACTTCCTTTCCCGCCTGATCTTCCGTTAAATGGGGCCAGGGGAGGCAGCGCCTCCCCTGGTCAGCATCACGCCATCGAAGTCGAACACGACGAGGGTGATGGCCGGGGAGCCGCCGGCAAAGCGGCGCATATGGGCCAGCGCCTCGCCGGCGAGCAGTTCGGCCAGGGCGCGTTTGGCTTCGGCCGAGGGGGCGATCTCGAAGGCATGACGGGCGGTGTTGGCCGTGGCCGCCTGCCGCGCTAAATCCTCTGGCCAGCCGGCCAGGGCGCACCAGTCGGCCAGGGCGGAAAAATCGGTTTCCCCTTTATGGGCATGGGTGTTGGGCAACCCCTGGGCCATCTTGACCAGCTTGCCGGGAAAGGCCGCCCAGACAATGGCCGCGAATTCCCGCCTGGCCGCTTCCGCAAGGGCGAAGGCGAAGAAATCCGCCGCCTGGACGCAGGCCGTTTCCGGCAGATCGGGGTAAAGGCTCCGCAGGAACGCCTCGCTGCGCCTGCCGGTGGAAAACCCGACCGTGCCATGGCCGAGCGCCTTGGCCACGTCGAGGGCTTCGGCGATGGAGGCCTTCCAGGCCTCGTGGCTAAACGGCCGCACGATGCCGGAGACGCCGAGGATGGAGATGCCGCCGACGATGCCCAGGCGCGGGTTGAGCGTCCGCTTGGCGATGGCTTCGCCGCCTTCCACCGTGACCACGGCCGCAAGTCCGCCCCCGTAGCCGCACTGGCGCGCCGCTTCGGTCAGGGCGGCGATGATCTGCTGGCGTGGCGCGGGATTGATGGCCGCCTGCCCGACCGGCACCGGCAGCCCCGGCAGCGTCACCCGGCCGACGCCCTCGCCGCCGTCAAGCGCGATCCCCGCTTCGGCCCGGCGCGTCACCCGGCAGCCGATGCGCGCCCCGTGGGTCGCGTCCGGGTCGTCGCCGCCGTCCTTGATGATGCAGGCTGCGGCTCCATCCCCTTCGCGCCGCGCTTCGGCCACGGCCAGGGACATACGGGAACCGTTCGGCAACGGCACATCGACGGTTCCGGGTACCGCCCCGCCAAGAAGCGTGAGCGCCGCCGCCTTGGCCGCGCCGGCCGCCGCCGTGCCGGTGGTGAAACCCTCGCGCAGCTTTTCCCCGGCCATCAGTCCCTCCCTTTGGCGCAGCAGGCCGCGAAATGGGCCGCCGCCCGGGGATTGCCGCCGAAATGCAGGTGCACGTAGCTGCCGAGCGTGTTGCCGCGCAGAAATCCCTCCGGCGCGTCGATGGGCCCCTTGCGTCCGGTCAGGGCATAGACGGCCGCAACCTCGCCCGTGTCGCCGTCCAGGCGCGAATAATGGAACTCGTGCCCCCGCAGCCGGGTCCCGGCCGGCCCAAGCGGCGTGTCCGCCCGGGTGACCGCCTCCCGGTAGCCCAGGGCCGAGAACCGTTCGCCCATGATCGCCCGGAACGGAAACACCCCGGCCATGGCCTGGCTGCGTCCCGCTTTGTCGACAAGCGACTCCATCAGATACATGAACCCGCCGCACTCGGCCAAAACCGGCCGCCCGGCGGCGCAGAATTCCCGGATGGCCCCGCGCATGGCCGCGTTCGCCGCAAGCTGTTGCGCGAAAAGCTCCGGATAGCCGCCGCCCAGGTACAGTCCCCCCACACCCTCGGGCAGGGCCGTGTCCGCAAGCGGCGAAAAATACGCCAGTTGCGCTCCGGCCGCTTCGAGCAGCCGCAGATTCTCCGCATAATAAAAGCAGAATGCCGCATCGCGGGCGACGCCGATGAGGGGCGATGTGGAGGGTATGCCTCCGGCGGCCAGGGGCGCTGCCCCTGGACCCTGCCGGGGGACCACGGCTCCCCCGGACCCCCGTAATGGGGGGAGGGATGGAATGAGGCGCGGCAGGTCCATGTGCGCTTCAATCCAGTCGGCCAGGGCGTCGAGGCGGGTAAGGGCCTCGGGGTCGGTTTCGGCCGTAACGAGCCCCAGGTGCCGCGAAGGCATGGCGATTGCCGGCCGGCGCGGCAACACGCCCCAAAGCGGCGTCTCAGGAAGCGCGACGGCCATGACCTCGGCCAAAAGCTCGCGGTGGCTGTCGCTGCCGGCGTTGTTGAGCGCCACGCCGCAAAAAGCGAGCTCCGGATCGAACCCCGTAAACCCGGACACCATCGCCGCCGTTGACCGGGCCATGGACGCGGCGTCCGCCACCAGCAGCACCGGCAGCCCGAGCGTCTTGGCCAGCCGGGCCGTGCTGCCGGCGTCGTCCGTGGCCGAGAAGCCGTCGAAAAGCCCCATCACCCCCTCGACCACCACCATGTCCGCGTCGGCCGCGTACCGGGCGAAGATCTCCCGCATGCCGTCCGGGCCGCACATCCAGTCGTCGAGGTTGTGGCTCACCCGGCCCGTGGCCAGCCCATGGTGCCCCGGGTCGATGAAGTCCGGCCCAACCTTGAACGCCTGCACCCGCAGCCCGCGCCGCGAAAGCGCCCGCATCAGCCCCAGCGCCACCGACGTCTTGCCGCAGCCGCTGCGCGTGCCGGCCACGACGAGGCCGCGCCCGGGGCGGGGGGATGGGTCGTCGGCGGGGCGCTGCCCCGGCCCCCGGCGGGGCTCCGCCCCTGCACCCCGCCGGGAGGCCAGGGGCCCCCCGGACCCCCCGTCCGGCTTTGGCTGGGCGGAGGATGGGTTGGTTGGCGGAAGGTCGGTGGGAGGAAGATGGAGTCGGCATTTGCCGGGACGGTGCCGCCGCTTCGCGGCAGGCTCGTCCCGGGCAAATGCCGACTCCACCGCGCCGTCGCCCCGTTGGGGCGAAAGTGGCAAGGAAGAATCGTTCATCGTCTTCCGCTTTGCGGCCCCTTTAAAGTTTTTGGGGAGGGTGGGGGTCCGGGGGAGGGAACCCTTTTTTTCAAAAAAGGGTTCCCTCCCCCGGCGCCTTCGATCTCCCTTCTCCCTTACCGGCCCAGTTCCAGAGCGCCGCTTGTTTTGAGGCGCGTCAGCAGCTTGTCGTTTCGGGCCTTGGCCATGCGGGGGGCTTCGTCTGGTTGGAAGGCGGCGAGGATCATGCCGCAGAACTTGTCGCCCTTGTAGACTTCCACGCGGTAGATGGAGCCGTCCTTGTCCACGGAGTAGCCGGCCTTGAGGTCGTCGCGGCGGATGGTGAGGCCGCCTTCGTCGTCGTGGCCGGGTTTGGCGTAACCGATGACGTTGACGCGGTAGTCGTGGTTTGGTTCGACGACGAAGGAGCCCGCCACGTTGACGACGCTGCCGAAGGGCACGGTGCGCCGCGTGCCGTCGATGGTCATGGGCACGGCGTCGAGGCTGGTGTCGTAGTCGAAGTATTGGGGGTCGAGTTCGGTCACGTTCTTGTTGCCGAAGTAGACCCTGAGGCTTTTGTCGGCCGAGACCAGGGCCATGATGGGGCTGCCGGGGCGGTATTCCACGGCGCTGCCCTTCTTGAGCGGGATGTAGCGCAGGCGTGCGCGGGCGTTTCGCAGGTCCAGGTAGACCTTGTTGTCGAAAAACGAGACGTCCACGTTGCTTTGCAGGGCTTCGGCCACCTGTTTGGTGTCCAGGGGAAAGGTGCGTTCGAATTCGATGCCGAAGGAATTGAGGAAGCTTTCGACCACGGCCAGGTGGTAGTAGGCGGACATGAAGGGGGTGATGTTCTTGCTGCCTTCGATGCCGAAAGCCGGCTTGCCGTGGTTGATGGCGAAGTAGGTCAGCGTCTTCGACATCTCCTTGGCGGTCTCGTTATTGAGGTCGTGGGTGTGGGTGTTTTTGACGTGGTAGGCGTGCAGCTCTTCGTAAAGGTGCTGGTTGGCGTCGTCCACGGCCTTTTGGGCCAGTGCCTGGAGGTCGCCGAAGCGCGCGCCGGGAACGCTGGTCTGGTCGATGATGACGGATTGGCCCCAGCGCGCCGGGCACTGCCAGTCGGAGACGTAGGTGGGGCTGTAGTAGCCCCAGCCGTCGTGCAGGTGGAGCACGGCGTCCACGCGCTTGTCGGTGATGATGGCCTTTATTTTCTGGATGGCCGCGTATTCCGGGTCCTTGGGGTCGAGGTCGGCGAACTTGCGGTTCATGTCGCCGTGCATGCCGCGCGAGTTGTGGATAATGGACAGGAAGTTGAGGTTGGGCACGACCCAGACCGCGCCGGTTTTGATCTTGTAGTGCGACACGAGCAGGGCGGCGGTGTAGAAGCCGCCGGGCTCGTCGCCCTGGATGCCGCCGACCACGAGCACGGTCGGGCCGGGGCGGCCGGAGTCGAGTTTGTGCAGGGTGAAGTCGAGATTGCCGCCGAAGGCGGTCGATGCGAAAGCCGAGAGGAGAAGCGCGATCAGGATGGAACGCATGGGACCTCGACGTGGCGTTGTTTTCGCCTTGTTTACAACAAGGCGGGGCGCCGTATTCTTTAACCGATCCGGCCTCGGAAGTCATCCCGGAGCCTGCCGCCGGTATCGCTGGCGGCTTGACGCGGCATGGCCGAAAGACGATACTATAATACGGAATAACCCCAAGGAGCGTGCCGCATGAAACCGGTCGATCTGCTGTACATGGGACTTGGCGCGGCCTTTTTGGCCAAGGACAAGTTCGAGGCGTTCGTGGACGAGATGGAAAAGCGCGGCGAGATGTCGCGCACCGAGGCCAAGAACTTCCTGGAAGACGCCAAGGCCCGGGCGCAACAGGAAGAGGAGGCGCTAAACGCCCGCATTCGCAAGGAGTTGCAGAAAGTTCTGGAAGGCATGGGCCTGGCCACCAAGGAGGACATTGCCGAACTCAAGGCGCTTATCGAGAAAAAGCCGTCCTGATGCCGTCCGGATTCGCGCCGCGCCGCGTCTGGCTGGCTTTTCGGTTCCTCCATACGGTCTTCGTGCTGGTGCGGCGCAAGGAGCGGTTTCTCGCCTTGCGCCCCTTGCCGCCGCGCCGGCTCAAAGAGGCCATCCTGACGCTCGGCGTCAGCTTCATCAAGCTGGCCCAGGTGCTGGCCACCCGGGCCGATTTTTTTACCGAGGACTATCTGGTCGAACTGCGGGGCATCCACGACGAGGTCGCCCCCATGCCCGAGTCCGATTTCCGGACGGCCTTCGCCAGGGCCTTCGGCGCCGCGCCGCCGTTTGCCGCCTTTGAGGCGCAGCCGCTGGCCAGCGCGTCCATCGGCCAGGTGCATGAGGCGTATCTTGCCGACGGGAATAAGGTTGCGGTGAAGCTGCGCCGGTTGGGGGTGGAGCGGCTGGTGCGGGCGGATTTGCGGCTGGTGCGGGGCATGTTGTCCCTTTTCTCCCCGTTTTTTTCGCGGGCTACGAAAAATTCCGTGGAAGCCGTGCTGGCGGAATTTTCCGCCATGATCGTCAAGGAAGCCGACTTGTCCGTGGAGCTTGCCAACCTGCGCAAGTTCACCGACGCCTACGGCGACGGCGCGGTGCGGTTCCCTGCTCCCGTGCCGGAGCTTTCCAACGCCGACGCCCTGGTCATGAGCTTCGAGACCGGGTTTCGCATCGACGACAAGGCCGGGCTGGCCGCCGCCGGCATCCCCTTCCGCAAGGTGCTCGACGACCTGATCGCCTTTTATATCGAACAGATGCTGGTGCGGGGCTATTTCCACGCCGACCCGCATCCCGGCAACATCCTGGTGCGGCCGGATGGGGGCATCACCCTGCTCGATTTCGGCATGGTCAAGCGGCTTCCCGCCGACACCCGGGTGGCCATGATCGAGGTGGCCAAGACCGCCCACGACCGGGACTACGAGGGCTTCATCGTGGCCTGCAAGCGTCTGGGCATCGTGGCCGCCGGGGCCGAGCCCACCGAGATGATGGAATTTTCCGAGCGCATGTTCGACATCTTCGGCGACGCCAGCCTGTCCGCCGCCTCCATGCAGGCGCTGGCCTTCTCGGTGCTCGATTCCATGAAGGACCTGCCGTTCAAGGTGCCTCAGGACGTGGTCTACGTCATGCGGGCGAGCACGCTGATCGAGGGCCTCGGCACCACCTACATCGAGAATTTCAACGGCGTGAAGGACATCCTGCCGCTTCTGCGCCGCAATCTGGCCCGGGCCATGGGCGCGGAGGCCGGGCTTTTTCCCACCCTGCGTTCGGAACTGACCAGCCTGCCGCTGACCTTGCGCCGGGCCAAGACGGTGCTGACGGACTTAAGCGAATCCAACCTGCGGGTGAAGCTCTCGCCCGAGACCCTGGAATACGCCGGCGAACGCCTGCGCCCCTATCTGCGCCGGGTGGCGTTGGGGATTTTGCTCCTTGCCGCCGCCTTTCTCGTGGCCCTGACGCGGCCGCCCCATGCCGTGCCCATTGCCTGGACACTGTTTGCGGCCGGGGCGGTACGCATCTGGCTGGCTCTCCGTTAGTGAAAGTACGACGCTACGCGCCGAAAAGCGCCTGCTCGAAAGAGGCGTAGCCTTTTTCCACCGCATATTCGTAGGGCATGTCCCAGTTGAAGCGGGCGCTTAAGGCGATATGCGGCACCGGGACAAAGCGCGCCTTGCGGGTGAGCAGGGCTTCGTAGCACGGGTCTGCGACAATGAAATCCACGGCCGGATCGTTTACGCGCTCGGCAATGGCCTGCTCGGCGTCGGTGTCCAGGTCGCGGGGGCCGCGCGCGGCGAGAACGCCCCGGCAACCGGGCGCGTCGGCAAAAAGCGCCTCGGACGGCGTCACGGACACCACGTCCACCTCGGGCAGGCCGAAATCGCGGCGCAGGCAGTGCTTGATGCCATAGCTGACGACCGGCTCGCCGATGACCAGGGCGTGTTTAAAGGGCGCTGGGCGCGCGGGCGGCGTCGCCGGGGCGGCGGGACGTCCCTCCAGCATGGCCAGGATGTCGGCCAGTCCCTGCCGGCCGACGGGCAGGCCGGCCACATAGGGCGTGCCGTAGGCGGCCTGCATGCGCGCGGCCAGGGACAGGCCGCTTGCCGAAACCACCAGGTTGGCGGCCGCTTCCGGGGCCTCGCGTACGGCCTGGAGCGGGTCCTCTTGGCCCGGGCGGGCCACGGAAAAGACGCTGACCAGGGCATGGCCGGCTTGTTCAAGGGCCGTCAAAAGCGGCTGGATATGTTCCGGCTTGCCCGTGGACAGGTGGATGGCCCCGAGCACGTTCAGGCTTTTTCCCCGCTTCTTTGTCGGCGGAACCATGAACTTGTCGGCCAGGGCCAGAAACGCCTTGCCCGCGCCCTCGGGGTAGGGCTCCGAGCCGGCGGTCGGCACCATGAACACCGGCAACCCGGTGCGGGCTTCCAGCGTGCGGGCGAAGCCCTTGAGGTCCGTGCCGATGATCTCCGAGATGGGCGTGCCGGCCAGGGCGATGAACCGGCGGTCGAGCTCGGTTGCGACCTTGGCGATGTTGTCGATGAACTTGTCCTCGTTGCCGAGGATGACGTCCATCTCCAGCAGTCCGGCCCCGACCACGGTGGCCGGTCCCCGGTACCAGCGGGGCTCGTCCTCGATATTGATGTGCCAGGCCCCGCCGGCCGGGCCGTAGATCACCACCAGCCCGTCGAAATCGTACAGGGCCGAACTGACGCCGAAATAGCCTGTGGCCAGGGGCAGAAGCTTGTGGAAGATTTTCATGTGCTCCATCCTTGCGCTGTCGGGCTTAAATGAGGAACTGGCGCCGGTAGATCCAGTCGTGGTTGCTGACCGGATGGGCCATCGCCTGCCGGGTTTCCTCGAGCATCCACACGGCGTTTTCGTAGCCGTAGTGCTGCTCCTGGTAGCGCGACAGCGGCACGTTGACCGCCTTGGCGCAGAACATGCCGGCGTCCACGCCGTAGGCCAGGTCCACGTGGTCGAAGGCGGCCGTTTCGCCGCAGAGGTTCGGGTGGGAGACGTTGTAGACCCGGATGTGCGGCGCGACCTCGCGCAGGCGTTCGATCAGCTTCCATTCGTAGGGCTTGAAGGTGCCGCGCCCGAAGATGGTATCCACCGTGAGTCCCGCGTCCACGAAGGCCAGGGCCAGCTCGTAGGGGCTGCCGTTGATCGCGCATCCAATGGCGATGGTCTTGCCGCGAAGGGTGTCGAGGAGCGGTCCGGCGGCTTCCTTGGCGGCCTTCTCGGCGGCCGTCGTGTCCAGGTCGCGGCCGAGGGCCTCGCCTATTTTGGCGTACTGGGCGGCGATGGTCCCGAAGCCGTAGGCCGTGGGCACGAAAAGCGACGGGATGCCCAGCTCCTTTTCCATGCGTCCGGCCATGCCGTTGGCCAGCGGATGGAGCACCAGGGAATGCCCGGCCGAGGCCATGCGGGAAAACTCCTCGAGATCGGCGCAAAGGGGAATCTGGGTGAGGCGCGACAGGCCGGCCGCCCGCAGCACCGCGTAGAATTCGCCGTCCGGGGAAAGCGGCATGAAGGTGCCGAGCAGGTTCACGGCGTCGGGATCGGGCGTGCGCGGCGCATCCTTTAAAAACTCGAAAAACGAGGTGTAGGCCGAGGTGAAGGGCGATTCCTTGAGCCCGATGGTGATGGGGGCCATGGCCCCGAGGATGACGCGGCGGCCGGTGGCGGCCGTGAGCCGCTCGAGCACGCCGGTGAAATCCGTGCCCAGGATGTAGTCCGGGCAGCCGACGATGAGGAAGATGGCCTTTTCCGGCCGGGTGGCCGCGATGTCCCGCACGGCCTTCTCGATCTTGTCCAGATGCCGGCCCATGGTCATGTCCACTTCCTCGAGGCACAGCATATAGAAGCGGTCGCCGAATCCTCGGGCATGGGCCATGAAGGCCGAGTGGCGCAGGCAGGCCGAGGGCCCGACCATGATGGAAAGCGACTCGGGCAAAAGGAGCGAGGTTTCGATGACGCCCCAGCCGGCCAGATTGGGGCCCACGCCCTCCAGCGGCGCGAAGGGGAAATCCTCCCGTCGCGTGAGCCGCGCCATCTCGATCGAGGCTTGTGTTGCGCGCATGGCGTTCTCCTGTTGTCTTCTCAGTCCCCCTTTCCCATCAGCTCATGAGAAAAGGAAAAAAGTTTAGGAAGGGGAGAGCGCGAGAGGGGAGAACCCTTTTTAAAGGGTTTCCCCTCTCGCATCGCTTCCTTTCCTATAATCCCATCATGGTCCGGGCGAGGTTGCGGAATTCGAGGGAGGTCGGCAGTCCGGGGTCGCCTTCCACGATGGTCCTGCCTTCTTCCTCGAAGGCGTGGATGGCCCGGTCGCGGGGGATGACGCCGAGGATGGTGGTGTCCATTTTGGCGGCGAAATCCTCCACCCGGGCCTTCTCGTCGGCCATGTCGCGGCAGTTGAGGATCAGCCCGCCGAGCTCGGCGTAGTGGCGGTCGGCGAAATGGCGCAGGGCCAGGATGATGTTGCGGGCGGCGAGCAGGGCCATTTTTTCGCCCGAGGTGACGATGGCCACCTTGTCGGCGAAGCCTTCGCGCATGGGCACGGCGATGCCGCCGCAGACGATGTCGGCCAGGATGTCGTAGAGCACCACGTCCGGGGCGTAGGTCGCGTAGGCGTTCATTTCTTCCAGCAGCTCGAAGGCGGTGAGCATGCCCCGGCCGAAGCAGCCGACGCCGGGAGTCGGGCCGCCGACCTCCAGGCAGGTGGTGCCGCCGAAACCGGTGCGGGCGATCTCGTCGAGGCTGGCCGGCCGGCCGTGTTCCTGGAGGTATTGCAGGATGGGCGGCGGGGTCAGGCCGCGCAGCAGATTGATGGTGGAGTCCGTTTTCGGGTCGCAGCCGATCTGCATGACCTTGCGGCCCTCGAGGCTCAGGGCGGCCGAGAGGCTTGAGGTCACGGTGGATTTGCCGATGCCGCCCTTGCCGTAGATGGCGATCTTAATCATGCGCCGCTCCTTGCATCTTGAGGGAATCACCGCGACTGGAGCCGATCGTGCGTCCGGCGCGGGCCAGCACGTTTTTCGCCTCGTCGACGGAGACGTACCGTTTTTTGGTGGTGATCTGGAATTCGTATTCGATTTTGTC carries:
- a CDS encoding oxidoreductase/nitrogenase component 1; the encoded protein is MRATQASIEMARLTRREDFPFAPLEGVGPNLAGWGVIETSLLLPESLSIMVGPSACLRHSAFMAHARGFGDRFYMLCLEEVDMTMGRHLDKIEKAVRDIAATRPEKAIFLIVGCPDYILGTDFTGVLERLTAATGRRVILGAMAPITIGLKESPFTSAYTSFFEFLKDAPRTPDPDAVNLLGTFMPLSPDGEFYAVLRAAGLSRLTQIPLCADLEEFSRMASAGHSLVLHPLANGMAGRMEKELGIPSLFVPTAYGFGTIAAQYAKIGEALGRDLDTTAAEKAAKEAAGPLLDTLRGKTIAIGCAINGSPYELALAFVDAGLTVDTIFGRGTFKPYEWKLIERLREVAPHIRVYNVSHPNLCGETAAFDHVDLAYGVDAGMFCAKAVNVPLSRYQEQHYGYENAVWMLEETRQAMAHPVSNHDWIYRRQFLI
- a CDS encoding nucleotide-binding protein — its product is MIKIAIYGKGGIGKSTVTSSLSAALSLEGRKVMQIGCDPKTDSTINLLRGLTPPPILQYLQEHGRPASLDEIARTGFGGTTCLEVGGPTPGVGCFGRGMLTAFELLEEMNAYATYAPDVVLYDILADIVCGGIAVPMREGFADKVAIVTSGEKMALLAARNIILALRHFADRHYAELGGLILNCRDMADEKARVEDFAAKMDTTILGVIPRDRAIHAFEEEGRTIVEGDPGLPTSLEFRNLARTMMGL
- a CDS encoding oxidoreductase/nitrogenase component 1 codes for the protein MKIFHKLLPLATGYFGVSSALYDFDGLVVIYGPAGGAWHINIEDEPRWYRGPATVVGAGLLEMDVILGNEDKFIDNIAKVATELDRRFIALAGTPISEIIGTDLKGFARTLEARTGLPVFMVPTAGSEPYPEGAGKAFLALADKFMVPPTKKRGKSLNVLGAIHLSTGKPEHIQPLLTALEQAGHALVSVFSVARPGQEDPLQAVREAPEAAANLVVSASGLSLAARMQAAYGTPYVAGLPVGRQGLADILAMLEGRPAAPATPPARPAPFKHALVIGEPVVSYGIKHCLRRDFGLPEVDVVSVTPSEALFADAPGCRGVLAARGPRDLDTDAEQAIAERVNDPAVDFIVADPCYEALLTRKARFVPVPHIALSARFNWDMPYEYAVEKGYASFEQALFGA